The following proteins are encoded in a genomic region of Pseudorca crassidens isolate mPseCra1 chromosome 5, mPseCra1.hap1, whole genome shotgun sequence:
- the COX17 gene encoding cytochrome c oxidase copper chaperone, whose translation MPGLAAASPAPSESQEKKPLKPCCACPETKKARDACIIEKGEENCGPLIEAHKECMRALGFKI comes from the exons ATGCCGGGTCTGGCGGCCGCAAGCCCTGCCCCATCTGAGTCGCAGGAGAAGAAACCTCTGAAGCCCTGTTGCGCCTGCCCGGAGACCAAGAAGGCGCGCGATGCGTG CATCattgagaaaggagaagagaactgTGGACCCCTAATTGAGGCCCACAAGGAATGCATGAGAGCCCTGGGATTTAAGATATGA